The following proteins are encoded in a genomic region of Streptomyces sp. NBC_01723:
- a CDS encoding CAP domain-containing protein, which produces MGRHRRSAAGRAATGRATGDHQPDATAGRDARTPEAGDHPTMGIAPYLNPEAYAEVRARSDAYLYADDPDGEGPQAGRTVAFPSDGYAPEGGPQPAGGHRRRRKKAATPVRTGLLGVSAAVAIGTVAVATGAVPGLDNYRIGGGGGGGDRVQAQDTPTNGPSEQGGTSGSADTGRGGDTSTSRGTDRSSSPSSPSGSASSKDTPSPAPSSTSPSASKPAAPAETPSKTKKPKTTPSAKPEPTPSRPAAKEPTPPSAPAAVSEESVAEAQVLKLVNDERAKVGCSPVAANSALRELAEDFSKAMATEGFFDHTDPGGATPWDRAAAAGISNLGGENIARGQSDAQAVMDAWMDSPGHRANILNCDFQTLGVGVHFGSGGPWWTQNFGY; this is translated from the coding sequence ATGGGACGCCACCGACGCTCCGCCGCCGGCCGCGCCGCCACGGGCCGCGCCACGGGGGACCATCAGCCGGACGCTACGGCGGGACGCGACGCGCGGACGCCGGAAGCGGGCGACCACCCGACCATGGGGATCGCGCCCTACCTGAACCCCGAGGCGTACGCCGAGGTCCGCGCCAGGAGCGACGCCTACCTGTACGCGGACGACCCCGACGGCGAGGGCCCGCAGGCGGGCCGCACGGTCGCCTTCCCCAGTGACGGATACGCCCCCGAGGGCGGCCCGCAGCCCGCGGGAGGCCACCGCAGGCGCCGGAAGAAGGCCGCCACCCCGGTCCGCACCGGGCTGCTCGGTGTCTCCGCCGCGGTCGCCATCGGCACCGTGGCGGTGGCCACGGGCGCGGTGCCCGGCCTCGACAACTACCGCATCGGCGGCGGCGGCGGTGGGGGCGACCGGGTGCAGGCCCAGGACACCCCGACGAACGGCCCGAGCGAGCAGGGCGGCACCTCCGGCAGCGCCGACACCGGCCGCGGCGGCGACACCTCCACGAGCCGCGGCACCGACCGGTCCTCGTCGCCGTCGTCGCCCTCCGGGTCCGCGTCGTCCAAGGACACCCCGTCTCCCGCACCGTCCTCGACCTCCCCCTCGGCCTCGAAGCCGGCGGCCCCGGCCGAGACCCCGTCGAAGACGAAGAAGCCGAAGACGACCCCGAGCGCCAAGCCGGAGCCCACGCCCTCGCGCCCGGCCGCCAAGGAGCCCACGCCGCCCAGCGCGCCGGCCGCCGTGTCGGAGGAGTCCGTCGCCGAGGCCCAGGTGCTCAAGCTGGTCAACGACGAGCGGGCCAAGGTGGGCTGCAGCCCGGTGGCCGCGAACAGCGCCCTGCGCGAACTGGCGGAGGACTTCAGCAAGGCCATGGCCACGGAGGGCTTCTTCGACCACACCGACCCGGGCGGCGCGACCCCGTGGGACCGGGCGGCGGCGGCCGGCATCAGCAACCTCGGCGGCGAGAACATAGCCCGCGGCCAGAGCGACGCCCAGGCCGTGATGGACGCCTGGATGGACAGCCCCGGCCACCGCGCCAACATACTGAACTGCGACTTCCAGACCCTCGGCGTCGGAGTCCACTTCGGCTCCGGCGGACCGTGGTGGACGCAGAACTTCGGCTACTGA
- the smc gene encoding chromosome segregation protein SMC — protein sequence MHLKALTLRGFKSFASATTLRFEPGITCVVGPNGSGKSNVVDALSWVMGEQGAKSLRGGKMEDVIFAGTTGRPPLGRAEVSLTIDNSDGALPIEYAEVTITRIMFRNGGSEYQINGDTCRLLDIQELLSDSGIGREMHVIVGQGQLDSVLHADPMGRRAFIEEAAGVLKHRKRKEKALRKLDAMQANLARVQDLTDELRRQLKPLGRQAAVARRAAVIQADLRDARLRLLADDLVRLREALQAEIADEAALKERKEAAERELGKALRREADLEDEVRRLTPRLQRAQQNWYELSQLAERVRGTVSLAEARVKSATSAPPEERRGRDPEELEREAARVREQEAELEAALEAAEHALEDTVAHRADLERELAQEERRLKDAARAIADRREGLARLSGQVGAARSRAASAQAEIERLAEARDESRERAAAAQEEYETLQAEVDGLDADDQELAERHDAAKRGLAEAEAALGAAREAATVAERERAATRARHEALALGLRRKDGTGAVLAAKDRLTGLLGPAAELLTVTPGHEVALAAAFGAAADALAVTSPAAAADAIRLLRKQDAGRAALLLAGGPDDVPDEPRADGAPYAAALVRGPSDLMPAVRRLLRGIVVVATLEDAEDLVYARPGLTAVTADGDLLGAHFAQGGSAGAPSLLEVQASVDRAAAELEELAVRCEELAGAQDAAVARRRECAALVEELGERRRAADREKSSVAQQLGRLAGQARGAAGEAERSAAAAARAQEALDKALLDVEELAERLAVAEEMPVEEEPDTSARDRLAADGANARQTEMEARLQVRTHEERVKGLAGRADSLDRAARAEREARARAEQRRARLRHEAAVAEAVAAGARQLLAHVEVSLTRADEERTVAEAAKARREQELTAERTAGRDLKAELDKLTDSVHRGEVLGAEKRLRIEQLETKALEELGVEPAGLAAEYGPHQQVPPSPPAEGEELPEDPEHPRNRPRPFVRAEQEKRLKAAERAYQQLGKVNPLALEEFAALEERHQFLSEQLEDLKKTRADLLQVVKEVDERVEQVFTEAFRDTAREFEGVFSRLFPGGDGRLILTDPDNMLTTGVDVEARPPGKKVKRLSLLSGGERSLTAVAMLVSIFKARPSPFYVMDEVEAALDDTNLQRLIRIMQELQEASQLIVITHQKRTMEVADALYGVSMQGDGVSKVISQRLRQS from the coding sequence GTGCACCTGAAGGCCCTGACCCTGCGCGGGTTCAAATCGTTCGCCTCGGCGACCACGCTCCGGTTCGAGCCCGGCATCACCTGCGTCGTCGGACCGAACGGCTCGGGCAAGTCCAACGTCGTGGACGCGCTCAGCTGGGTCATGGGCGAACAGGGCGCCAAGTCGCTGCGCGGCGGCAAGATGGAGGACGTCATCTTCGCCGGCACCACCGGCCGCCCGCCGCTCGGCCGGGCCGAGGTGTCGCTGACCATCGACAACTCCGACGGGGCGCTGCCCATCGAGTACGCCGAGGTCACCATCACGCGGATCATGTTCCGCAACGGCGGCAGCGAGTACCAGATCAACGGAGACACCTGCCGCCTCCTGGACATCCAGGAACTCCTGTCCGACTCCGGCATCGGCCGGGAGATGCACGTCATCGTCGGTCAGGGCCAGCTCGACTCCGTGCTGCACGCCGACCCGATGGGCCGCCGCGCCTTCATCGAGGAGGCGGCCGGCGTCCTCAAGCACCGCAAGCGCAAGGAGAAGGCGCTCAGGAAGCTGGACGCGATGCAGGCCAACCTCGCGCGCGTGCAGGACCTCACCGACGAGTTGCGGCGCCAGCTCAAGCCGCTGGGCCGGCAGGCCGCGGTGGCGCGGCGGGCCGCCGTCATCCAGGCCGACCTGCGGGACGCGCGACTCAGGCTCCTCGCCGACGACCTGGTACGGCTGCGCGAGGCGCTCCAGGCCGAGATCGCCGACGAGGCCGCGCTCAAGGAGCGCAAGGAGGCCGCCGAACGGGAACTGGGCAAGGCCCTGCGCCGCGAGGCCGACCTGGAGGACGAGGTCCGCCGGCTGACCCCGCGCCTCCAGCGCGCCCAGCAGAACTGGTACGAGCTGTCCCAGCTCGCCGAGCGGGTGCGCGGCACCGTCTCGCTGGCCGAGGCGCGGGTGAAGAGCGCCACCTCCGCGCCTCCCGAGGAGCGCCGCGGCCGCGACCCGGAGGAGCTGGAGCGCGAGGCCGCCCGCGTCCGCGAGCAGGAGGCGGAACTCGAAGCGGCCCTGGAGGCGGCCGAGCACGCCCTGGAGGACACCGTCGCCCACCGCGCGGACCTCGAACGCGAGCTGGCCCAGGAGGAGCGCCGCCTCAAGGACGCCGCACGGGCGATCGCCGACCGCCGTGAGGGGCTGGCCCGGCTCAGCGGCCAGGTCGGTGCCGCACGTTCGCGCGCCGCCTCGGCGCAGGCCGAGATCGAGCGGCTGGCCGAGGCCAGGGACGAGTCCCGGGAACGGGCCGCCGCCGCGCAGGAGGAGTACGAGACGCTCCAGGCCGAGGTCGACGGCCTCGACGCCGACGACCAGGAACTCGCCGAGCGCCACGATGCCGCCAAGCGCGGGCTGGCCGAGGCGGAGGCCGCGCTCGGCGCCGCCCGGGAGGCGGCCACCGTGGCGGAACGCGAGCGCGCGGCCACGCGGGCCCGCCACGAGGCCCTGGCCCTCGGACTGCGCCGCAAGGACGGCACCGGTGCGGTGCTCGCCGCCAAGGACCGGCTCACCGGGCTGCTGGGCCCGGCCGCCGAGCTGCTCACCGTGACGCCCGGTCACGAGGTCGCCCTGGCCGCCGCCTTCGGCGCCGCCGCCGACGCCCTCGCGGTCACCTCCCCGGCGGCCGCCGCCGACGCCATCCGCCTGCTGCGCAAGCAGGACGCCGGCCGGGCCGCCCTGCTGCTGGCCGGCGGCCCCGACGACGTACCGGACGAACCTCGCGCCGACGGGGCGCCGTACGCCGCCGCCCTCGTCCGGGGCCCGTCGGACCTGATGCCCGCGGTGCGGCGGCTGCTGCGCGGGATCGTCGTCGTCGCCACCCTGGAGGACGCCGAGGACCTCGTCTACGCCCGCCCCGGGCTGACCGCCGTGACCGCCGACGGCGACCTGCTCGGTGCGCACTTCGCGCAGGGCGGGTCCGCCGGGGCGCCCAGCCTCCTGGAGGTGCAGGCGTCCGTGGACCGTGCCGCCGCCGAGCTGGAGGAGCTGGCCGTGCGGTGCGAGGAGCTGGCCGGGGCGCAGGACGCCGCGGTGGCACGGCGCCGGGAGTGCGCCGCGCTCGTCGAGGAGCTGGGGGAGCGGCGCCGGGCCGCCGACCGGGAGAAGTCGTCCGTCGCTCAGCAGCTGGGCCGGCTCGCGGGCCAGGCGCGGGGCGCCGCCGGTGAGGCCGAGCGGTCCGCGGCGGCGGCGGCGCGGGCGCAGGAGGCGCTGGACAAGGCGTTGCTGGACGTCGAGGAGCTGGCCGAGCGGTTGGCGGTGGCCGAGGAGATGCCGGTCGAGGAGGAGCCCGACACCTCCGCGCGCGACCGGCTCGCCGCCGACGGGGCCAACGCCCGCCAGACCGAGATGGAGGCCCGCCTCCAGGTCCGTACCCACGAGGAGCGGGTCAAGGGCCTCGCCGGACGGGCCGACTCCCTGGACCGGGCCGCCCGCGCCGAACGCGAGGCACGCGCGCGTGCCGAACAACGCCGGGCCCGGCTGCGGCACGAGGCGGCCGTCGCCGAGGCGGTCGCCGCCGGCGCCCGGCAACTGCTCGCCCACGTCGAGGTCTCGCTGACCCGCGCGGACGAGGAGCGCACCGTCGCCGAGGCGGCCAAGGCCCGGCGCGAGCAGGAACTGACCGCCGAGCGCACCGCGGGGCGCGACCTCAAGGCGGAGCTGGACAAGTTGACGGATTCGGTTCACCGCGGGGAGGTACTCGGCGCCGAGAAGCGGCTGCGCATCGAGCAGTTGGAGACCAAGGCGCTGGAGGAACTCGGTGTGGAACCGGCGGGGCTGGCGGCCGAGTACGGCCCCCATCAGCAGGTGCCGCCCTCGCCCCCCGCCGAGGGCGAGGAACTCCCGGAGGACCCCGAGCACCCGCGCAACCGTCCGCGCCCCTTCGTCCGTGCCGAGCAGGAGAAGCGCCTGAAGGCCGCCGAGCGCGCCTACCAGCAGCTGGGCAAGGTCAACCCGCTGGCCCTGGAGGAGTTCGCGGCGCTGGAGGAGCGGCACCAGTTCCTCAGCGAGCAGCTGGAGGACCTGAAGAAGACCCGAGCCGACCTGCTCCAGGTCGTCAAGGAGGTCGACGAACGCGTCGAGCAGGTCTTCACGGAGGCGTTCCGGGACACGGCCCGGGAGTTCGAGGGCGTCTTCAGCAGGCTGTTCCCGGGCGGTGACGGGCGGTTGATCCTGACCGACCCCGACAACATGCTGACCACGGGCGTGGACGTCGAGGCTCGGCCGCCGGGGAAGAAGGTCAAGCGGCTCTCGCTGCTCTCCGGCGGGGAGCGTTCGCTGACCGCGGTGGCGATGCTGGTGTCGATCTTCAAGGCGCGGCCCAGCCCGTTCTACGTCATGGACGAGGTCGAGGCGGCGCTCGACGACACCAATCTCCAGCGGCTGATCCGGATCATGCAGGAGTTGCAGGAGGCCTCGCAGCTGATCGTCATCACGCACCAGAAACGGACGATGGAGGTCGCCGACGCGCTGTACGGCGTGTCTATGCAAGGCGACGGTGTGTCGAAGGTCATCAGTCAGCGCCTGCGTCAGTCCTGA
- a CDS encoding acylphosphatase has translation MSEDVRLVAWVRGQVQGVGFRWFTRARALELGGMSGFALNLADGRVQVVAEGPRERCEGLLDWLHGDDTPGRVDGVTEIWDTPRGGYDGFAIR, from the coding sequence ATGAGCGAGGATGTACGACTGGTCGCGTGGGTGCGCGGACAGGTCCAGGGCGTCGGTTTCCGCTGGTTCACGCGGGCCAGGGCGCTGGAACTCGGCGGCATGAGTGGTTTTGCTCTCAATCTGGCCGACGGCCGCGTCCAGGTCGTCGCCGAGGGCCCGCGGGAGCGCTGCGAAGGGCTCCTCGACTGGCTGCACGGCGACGACACGCCCGGACGCGTTGACGGCGTCACCGAGATCTGGGACACACCTCGCGGCGGCTACGACGGCTTCGCCATCCGCTGA
- a CDS encoding sugar porter family MFS transporter, whose protein sequence is MSRTPQAASSGARTAHPEHLGHVIFIAAAAAMGGFLFGYDSSVINGAVEAIRDRYDVGSAVLAQVIAVALIGCAIGAATAGRIADRIGRIRCMQIAAVLFTVSAVGSALPFALWDLAMWRVIGGFAIGMASVIGPAYIAEVSPPAYRGRLASFQQAAIVFGIAVSQLVNWGLLNAAGGDQRGELMGLEAWQVMLGIMVVPAIVYGLLSFAIPESPRFLVSVGKHERAKEILEEVEGKDVDFDARVAEIEHAMHREEKSSFKDLLGGSFFFKPIVWIGIGLSVFQQFVGINVAFYYSSTLWQSVGVDPTQSFFYSFTTSIINIVGTVIAMIFVDRVGRKPLALIGSVGMVIGLALEAWAFSFDLVDGKLPATQGWVALIAAHVFVLFFALSWGVVVWVFLGEMFPNRIRAAALGVAASAQWIANWAITASFPSLADWNLSGTYVIYTIFAALSIPFVLKFVKETKGKALEEMG, encoded by the coding sequence GTGTCCCGCACACCGCAGGCAGCCAGTTCAGGAGCCAGGACGGCTCATCCCGAGCATCTCGGGCACGTCATCTTCATCGCGGCGGCGGCCGCGATGGGCGGTTTCCTCTTCGGCTACGACAGTTCCGTGATCAACGGTGCCGTCGAGGCCATCCGCGACCGCTACGACGTCGGCTCCGCGGTACTGGCCCAGGTCATCGCCGTCGCGCTGATCGGCTGTGCCATCGGCGCCGCCACCGCCGGCCGGATCGCGGACCGGATCGGCCGTATCCGCTGCATGCAGATCGCGGCGGTCCTCTTCACCGTCAGCGCCGTCGGCTCCGCGCTGCCCTTCGCGCTGTGGGACCTCGCCATGTGGCGGGTCATCGGCGGCTTCGCCATCGGCATGGCCTCCGTGATCGGCCCCGCCTACATCGCCGAGGTCTCCCCGCCCGCCTACCGGGGCCGGCTCGCCTCCTTCCAGCAGGCCGCGATCGTCTTCGGCATCGCGGTCTCGCAGCTGGTCAACTGGGGTCTGCTGAACGCCGCCGGCGGCGACCAGCGCGGTGAGCTGATGGGCCTGGAGGCCTGGCAGGTCATGCTCGGCATCATGGTCGTCCCGGCGATCGTCTACGGCCTGCTCTCCTTCGCCATCCCGGAGTCCCCGCGGTTCCTGGTCTCCGTCGGCAAGCACGAGCGCGCCAAGGAGATCCTCGAAGAGGTCGAGGGCAAGGACGTGGACTTCGACGCCCGCGTCGCCGAGATCGAGCACGCGATGCACCGCGAGGAGAAGTCCTCCTTCAAGGACCTGCTCGGCGGCAGCTTCTTCTTCAAGCCGATCGTCTGGATCGGTATCGGCCTGTCGGTCTTCCAGCAGTTCGTCGGCATCAACGTCGCGTTCTACTACTCGTCGACGCTGTGGCAGTCGGTCGGTGTCGACCCGACGCAGTCGTTCTTCTACTCGTTCACGACCTCGATCATCAACATCGTCGGCACCGTGATCGCGATGATCTTCGTGGACCGCGTCGGCCGCAAGCCGCTCGCCCTCATCGGCTCCGTCGGCATGGTGATCGGTCTGGCGCTGGAGGCCTGGGCCTTCTCCTTCGACCTGGTCGACGGCAAGCTCCCGGCCACCCAGGGCTGGGTCGCCCTGATCGCCGCCCACGTGTTCGTGCTCTTCTTCGCCCTGTCCTGGGGTGTCGTCGTCTGGGTCTTCCTCGGCGAGATGTTCCCGAACCGCATCCGCGCCGCCGCGCTGGGCGTGGCCGCCTCCGCGCAGTGGATCGCGAACTGGGCCATCACGGCGAGCTTCCCGTCGCTGGCCGACTGGAACCTGTCCGGCACGTACGTGATCTACACGATCTTCGCCGCGCTCTCCATCCCGTTCGTCCTGAAGTTCGTGAAGGAGACGAAGGGCAAGGCCCTGGAGGAGATGGGCTGA
- a CDS encoding winged helix-turn-helix transcriptional regulator, with the protein MSTTQECAAEQEPAYDVFARGCPSRGTLEHVTGRWGALTLGALYEGSFRFNELRRRVDGVSEKMLAQTLHALERDGLVHREAQHTNPPRVDYELTASGREVAQRLIALIQCLEGRMDEVLASRERYDTRRMPTA; encoded by the coding sequence ATGTCGACCACGCAGGAGTGCGCGGCTGAGCAGGAGCCGGCGTACGACGTGTTCGCCCGGGGCTGTCCCTCGCGCGGCACGCTGGAGCACGTCACCGGGCGCTGGGGTGCGCTGACGCTCGGCGCGCTGTACGAGGGTTCTTTCCGGTTCAACGAGCTGCGCCGCCGTGTCGACGGCGTCAGCGAGAAGATGCTCGCCCAGACCCTGCACGCGCTGGAGCGCGACGGTCTGGTGCACCGCGAGGCGCAGCACACCAACCCGCCCCGCGTGGACTACGAACTCACGGCGTCGGGCCGCGAGGTGGCGCAGCGGCTGATCGCGCTCATCCAGTGCCTGGAGGGGCGGATGGACGAGGTGCTGGCGTCGCGCGAGCGCTACGA